In Zingiber officinale cultivar Zhangliang chromosome 3B, Zo_v1.1, whole genome shotgun sequence, a single window of DNA contains:
- the LOC122054894 gene encoding agamous-like MADS-box protein AGL61: MMPIRKRKTSMGRQKIEIKRIESEEARQVCFSKRRAGLFKKANELSVLCGAHLAVIVFSPAGKPFSFGHPSVDSVLDRFLPSSAHPTPPPPRPPPLSFHDPRVMTVAAASLVPELDRQYVELAERLEGERRRKEVLEAALLAQRGDFARLMQSSLEELGMAELERLQAALDRLRWDAGRRVDQLLTEAQIRKLMLAGDVGSVGGGAYLGGGFIAAAAPPPQGGNNIDMQAIPAPGQAPAGFGYGYGSSS, from the coding sequence ATGATGCCAATAAGGAAGAGGAAGACGAGCATGGGCCGACAAAAGATCGAGATTAAGCGGATCGAGAGCGAGGAGGCACGTCAAGTGTGCTTCTCCAAGCGCCGCGCCGGACTCTTCAAGAAGGCCAACGAGCTCTCCGTCCTCTGCGGGGCTCACCTTGCCGTCATCGTCTTCTCCCCCGCCGGCAAACCCTTCTCCTTTGGCCACCCCTCGGTCGACTCTGTTCTTGACCGCTTCCTACCCTCGTCGGCCCACcctactcctcctcctcctcgtcctcctcctctctcgTTCCACGACCCCCGTGTGATGACCGTCGCTGCCGCCTCGCTGGTCCCCGAGCTCGACCGGCAGTACGTGGAGCTGGCTGAGCGATTGGAGGGAGAGCGGCGGAGGAAAGAGGTGCTGGAGGCCGCGCTTCTAGCGCAAAGGGGTGACTTTGCCAGGCTCATGCAGTCCAGCTTGGAGGAGCTGGGCATGGCGGAGTTGGAGAGACTGCAGGCCGCGCTAGATAGGCTGCGTTGGGACGCAGGGAGGAGGGTGGACCAGCTGCTGACCGAGGCGCAGATCAGGAAACTAATGTTGGCCGGCGATGTTGGCAGTGTCGGCGGTGGAGCATATCTTGGTGGAGGATTCATTGCTGCGGCGGCGCCGCCGCCGCAGGGTGGCAATAATATTGATATGCAGGCGATTCCTGCGCCGGGTCAGGCTCCGGCTGGATTTGGTTATGGCTACGGATCTTCTAGTTAA